TCCTTTATAATGTTTAATGACCGGCATTGTTGCTTGCTCAACTACGGTGCGAATTAACGATTCGCCTCCCCGCGGAATAATAACATCAAGATACTGGTTCAGTTTCAGGAGTTCATTGATTGCCTGCCGGTCAGGAGTTGAAACAAACGAAATAACAGCTGGCGGAACATTATATTTCCTGCATACGTCTTGCATAACTTCGACTAATATTTTATTTGAATGAATAGATTCACTGCCACCTCGAAGGATCACCGCATTACCGGATTTCAAACATAATCCGGCAGCATCGACGGTAACATTCGGTCGCGATTCATAGATTATTCCAATAACGCCTAGCGGAACTCGCATTTTCCCAACAAGTAAACCGTTCGGCCTGCGCCACATTCGGGTTATTTCTCCTACCGGGTCTGGAAGTTTAACAATTTCGCGTAATCCATCTGCCATTAGTTTTATCCGAGCAGGAGTTAATGTTAATCGGTCGAGAAACGATTTTGATACCCCAGCCGTTTTTCCGGTTGCAATATCTTTTTCATTTTCAGTGATAATTTTTTCTTGCTGAATTTCTATTGCGTCAGCAATTTCCGATAGAACGAGATTTTTAATGCTACTCGATACCGTAGCGATTGTTCGCGCAGCGGATTTCGCCTGGCGCGCTAATTCAATAATTTGTTCTTTCAGTTCCATTTAGATTAGTCCTTAAAAATAAAGATAGAATTTTGATTCATCTGCATAAGTATAGTCGTTATCCGATACGCATTGCAAGTATTATTTTGTGTTTTATTATAATTTGAATTATTTCGGATTGACAAGTATACTATCTACCGATGATTTTCAATAGCAGGGAAAAGGGGTGACCCATGAAAATTGAGTTATTTAAATTAAATGAAATTAAAGATAGATTACATCAGTTTGAGAATTGGTATCGATATAAAAAAGAACTTGGTGCGGATTTAAGCTATATTGAACAAGAAGCTATGCGCGATTTCGATAAATTAATCAAAAGAACGAAACGGCTGAAAGAAGGGATTACCACCGCGTATATCGAACCGATGTCGTTGCATCAAATTCGGGTAACTCGACCTAAAGGTCCACGTATATTACCAATGACTTTATCCCAGGAAGAATTATTGAACAAAATTTTTGGCGGCTGGCTCGGGCGTGGGGCGGGTTGCGTGCTGGGAATCCCAGTTGAAGGATTCGATAAAGCTCAAATTGCGAAATTCTGCGAGTTTATTGGTCAGTCCTATCCGCTGGATGATTTTTTTATCAATATACCGTTTCAGCAATATCAGCAATTGCATTATGGAACAACTCCGATGAATAAGTTTATTCGCGACCAGATTGAATATCTTGGTGCAGATGATGATTTAGCATATACCATACTAAATTTAGTAATTATCGAAAAATACGGTTTCAAGTTCACCAACAAAGATGTTGGTAAAGAATGGCTTGACCGATTACCTATCGCTTGCACCGCGGAAGAAGTTGCCTTAACTAATTTACGTCGCGGCATTATGCCGCCGAAATCTGCCAGGGTTGATAATCCGTTTGCAGAATGGATTGGTGCGGATATTCGGTCGGACATCTGGGGATATACAACCCCGGGACTACCGGAACTTGCTGCGGAATTCGCTTATCGCGATGCTTCCGTGTCTCATATTAAAAATGGTGTTTATGGCGCAATGTTTTTCAGTGCGACTATTTCCGCTGCATTTGTTGAATCTGATATTGATACCTTAATTGAAATTGGGTTATCCGAAATTCCTGCTAACTGTAGGTTAGCGGAAGCGATTCGATTAACGGTTCAATGGTATCGAGATTCTGGGAATAATTGGGAGGTAACCCGTCAGAAAATTGATGACCGATATGGTTACCTACATATGGCAGATACAATCCAGAACGCGTGTTTCACCATTTTAGGGCTCCTTCACGGTAAGCTTGACTTTACGAAAACGCTCGCTTATACTGTTATGGCAGGATATGATACCGATTGCACCGGTGCCACCGCCGGGTCGATTCTCGGAATTATCCTTGGTGCAAACCAGATTCCGAAAAAATGGTATCAGCGGTTTAATGACCGGATTATTAGTTATGTTCGCGGAATGGAAGATAACCGAATATCGGAATTAGCTCAGCGAACATTGGCGGTCGCCCAGAAGGTGACGCGTCATTATAGAAAACCAGGAAATTGAATTTAACTTGATTTTTGTTCAATTCAGTGGTATACTAATTATAAAAGTTAAAAGCGATGAAGAGGAGTAGTAGTTCGGCACTCTGCGTAGAGAGAGTCGGGTGTTGTGGTGGAAGCCCGATACCAGAACCGAACGAACTCGCCTTGGAGCTGCATGGGTGAAAACTTAAAAACGAAAGAACGGTACAACGAACAATCTACTTGTATATAACTGTTAAGTTTTCCGTTTTTCAGTTTTTCAGTGAGTAGTTCATGCCGGTTGCAACCGTTATCTTGCATAAATTGAGCCCTGTGAACAAAAGGTAGGATTCTTTTGAAAACAGGGGAAGCAGGGTGGTACCACGGGGTATTGTGGGTATATAACTGCAAACTTCGTCCCTGACTGAATCAATGAATTCAGTCAGGGATTTTTTATTATATTATATTTTGTTATAACGAATACTGCGAATATAAACAAATTATTCAAAATAGTTATGAAAGGAGTAGCCAATATGGATATTTTAGTAATAGTTTTAATCAGTGGATTCATGTTATCAAGGTTAGTTGGGCTACTACTCCTTCTAGGTCGGTTAGACCGACCTAGTGATGACAACCCTTTTTCTATTTCAATTTCTATTTGAGTACAAACAAATAACATCAGATACGGAATGAATCCGTATAAATCTTACTCAGAAATGAGGATAATGATATGAACCACGATAATTCAACCCGAATTATTATTTTCGATACCACGTTACGTGATGGCGAACAATCGCCGGGCGCAAGTTTGAATACGAAAGAAAAACTGCAAATCGCCCGGCAGTTAGCGAAATTGGGTGTCGATGTCATTGAAGCAGGATTTCCAATATCTAGTCCGGGAGATTTTGAAGCAGTACATTTAATTGCGAAATCAGTTCAAGGTCCAACGATTGCGGGATTAGCGCGCGCACATCCTGCGGATATTGACCGCTGTTGGGAAGCAGTGAAACCGGCAAAAAAACCTCGTATCCATACCTTTATTGCCACCAGCGATATCCATATTGAAAAGAAATTGCGCAAGAGTAAAGAAGAGGTCATTGATATTGCGGTAAAAGCGGTTAAACGCGCAAAAGGATATACTGAGGATGTCGAGTTTTCCTGCGAAGATGCGGCTAGAACTGATAAAGATTATATGTGTGATGTTGTTGAAGCAGTGATTGATGCTGGTGCGACTACCGTTAATATTCCGGATACGGTTGGATATAGTAATCCCTTCGAATTCGGCCAACTCATTAAATACATCATGGAAAATGTACCGAATATTAAAAATGCGATCCTGAGCGTTCATTGTCATAACGATTTAGGGTTAGCGGTAGCGAATTCGTTAGCGGCGATTCTCAATGGTGCACGACAGGTTGAATGCACGATTAACGGAATTGGCGAACGGGCTGGGAATGCGTCATTAGAAGAAATCGTTATGAACTTAAAAACCAGGCAGGATTTCTTCAAGGTTACAACCGGCATTAAAA
This sequence is a window from bacterium. Protein-coding genes within it:
- a CDS encoding glutamate-5-semialdehyde dehydrogenase; protein product: MELKEQIIELARQAKSAARTIATVSSSIKNLVLSEIADAIEIQQEKIITENEKDIATGKTAGVSKSFLDRLTLTPARIKLMADGLREIVKLPDPVGEITRMWRRPNGLLVGKMRVPLGVIGIIYESRPNVTVDAAGLCLKSGNAVILRGGSESIHSNKILVEVMQDVCRKYNVPPAVISFVSTPDRQAINELLKLNQYLDVIIPRGGESLIRTVVEQATMPVIKHYKGVCAVYVDAEADLTIAEEVTFNAKVQRPAVCNAIENLLVHKDIATVFLPRMLDRLSAAGVEIRGCPEVVKLYPKAILATAEDWSTEYNDLILSVKIVDDIDSAIAFITQYGSMHSDAIITQNYRQAWKFIREVDSSAVFVNASTRFNDGYEFGLGAEIGISTDKLHARGPMGLEELTCQKYIVFGEGQIRT
- a CDS encoding ADP-ribosylglycohydrolase family protein, yielding MKIELFKLNEIKDRLHQFENWYRYKKELGADLSYIEQEAMRDFDKLIKRTKRLKEGITTAYIEPMSLHQIRVTRPKGPRILPMTLSQEELLNKIFGGWLGRGAGCVLGIPVEGFDKAQIAKFCEFIGQSYPLDDFFINIPFQQYQQLHYGTTPMNKFIRDQIEYLGADDDLAYTILNLVIIEKYGFKFTNKDVGKEWLDRLPIACTAEEVALTNLRRGIMPPKSARVDNPFAEWIGADIRSDIWGYTTPGLPELAAEFAYRDASVSHIKNGVYGAMFFSATISAAFVESDIDTLIEIGLSEIPANCRLAEAIRLTVQWYRDSGNNWEVTRQKIDDRYGYLHMADTIQNACFTILGLLHGKLDFTKTLAYTVMAGYDTDCTGATAGSILGIILGANQIPKKWYQRFNDRIISYVRGMEDNRISELAQRTLAVAQKVTRHYRKPGN
- a CDS encoding 2-isopropylmalate synthase, whose amino-acid sequence is MNHDNSTRIIIFDTTLRDGEQSPGASLNTKEKLQIARQLAKLGVDVIEAGFPISSPGDFEAVHLIAKSVQGPTIAGLARAHPADIDRCWEAVKPAKKPRIHTFIATSDIHIEKKLRKSKEEVIDIAVKAVKRAKGYTEDVEFSCEDAARTDKDYMCDVVEAVIDAGATTVNIPDTVGYSNPFEFGQLIKYIMENVPNIKNAILSVHCHNDLGLAVANSLAAILNGARQVECTINGIGERAGNASLEEIVMNLKTRQDFFKVTTGIKTEEIYRTSRLVSTLTGIPVQPNKAIVGSNAFAHEAGIHQDGVLKERLTYEIMTPESVGWKGTSMVMGKHSGRHAFKARLAELGYADLSEEQIQKAFERFKVLADKKKTIFDEDLIAIVEDEMAVFPETYVFDYLHVTSGTEITPTAKVRLLKSGKPITVEAKGDGPVDAAYIAIDKITKLKPELLKYGIKSITGGTDALGEVSVTLRAKGMTISGRGSSEDIIIASAKAYLNAINKVLYLTKKQGKKKKIQREL